The Leisingera caerulea DSM 24564 genome contains a region encoding:
- a CDS encoding TSUP family transporter: MLEAFQAALQTPGLFWLLVTIGAAGLVRGFTGFGTAMIFVPVGAQFLPSADVVFLMVLMGVFSTITLFPQAWSKADRAEVGALSMAAAVTVPAGLWIMSQMDPLTLRWVAAGVIGVTLAAVISGWRWQGRLGWPGRFAIGGAAGVVGGMTGLTGPVIIVFYLANVRDVARVRANTIVFLAALDVVIAVNLIFGGMASLKAFILAALLGVPYVITTLTGKALFDPKLEKLYRFASYSVIGLAVLSSLPVFD; encoded by the coding sequence ATGCTTGAGGCCTTTCAGGCAGCCCTGCAGACGCCGGGGCTGTTCTGGCTGCTGGTCACCATCGGAGCCGCGGGTCTAGTCCGCGGCTTCACTGGTTTTGGCACTGCGATGATCTTTGTCCCTGTGGGGGCGCAGTTCCTGCCATCAGCCGATGTGGTGTTCCTGATGGTGCTGATGGGCGTGTTTTCTACCATCACCCTGTTCCCGCAGGCCTGGAGCAAGGCCGACAGGGCCGAAGTCGGGGCCTTGTCCATGGCCGCCGCGGTGACTGTACCGGCGGGTCTGTGGATCATGTCGCAGATGGACCCGCTGACCCTGCGCTGGGTTGCGGCCGGGGTGATCGGCGTGACATTGGCCGCCGTGATCTCCGGCTGGCGCTGGCAGGGCAGACTTGGCTGGCCGGGGCGGTTCGCAATTGGCGGCGCGGCGGGCGTTGTCGGCGGCATGACCGGGCTGACGGGGCCGGTGATCATTGTCTTCTACCTGGCAAACGTGCGCGACGTGGCGCGGGTCAGGGCCAATACCATTGTTTTCCTGGCGGCGCTGGATGTGGTGATTGCGGTAAACCTGATCTTCGGCGGCATGGCCAGTCTCAAGGCGTTCATTCTGGCAGCGCTGCTAGGGGTGCCCTACGTGATCACCACGCTGACCGGCAAGGCGCTGTTTGATCCCAAGCTGGAGAAACTCTACCGCTTTGCCTCCTATTCCGTGATCGGGCTGGCCGTGTTATCCAGCCTCCCGGTATTTGATTGA
- the secF gene encoding protein translocase subunit SecF, producing the protein MRLRLVPQETSFDFFKRAKLWLGISALMMVVGFASFLLQGLNFGIDFRGGTTIRTEATQTVDVGAYRDALAVHGLGDVSITEVFDPAFDEDQHVAMIRIQAQEDGEAISGEMIEMLKASLDAVAPGIKFVSVESVGPKVSGELIQTAVIAVVLAIAAVLVYIWLRFEWQFALGAVAALVHDVVLTIGVFSELQIKFDLAIIAALLTIVGYSLNDTVVVFDRVRENLRRYKQKDLAEVLNISINETLSRTVMTSVTTLLALISLYVLGGDVIRGFVFAMIWGVLVGTYSSVFVASTILLKLGVKRDWSKPSNTSGNQFANIDA; encoded by the coding sequence ATGCGGCTGAGACTTGTTCCCCAGGAAACCTCATTCGATTTCTTCAAACGCGCCAAGCTGTGGCTGGGTATTTCCGCCCTGATGATGGTGGTGGGCTTTGCTTCCTTCCTGTTACAGGGGCTGAACTTCGGCATCGACTTCCGCGGCGGCACCACCATCCGCACCGAGGCCACCCAGACTGTGGATGTGGGCGCCTACCGCGACGCGCTGGCAGTGCACGGGCTGGGCGATGTGTCGATCACTGAGGTGTTTGATCCGGCCTTCGATGAAGACCAGCATGTCGCCATGATCCGCATCCAGGCGCAAGAGGATGGGGAGGCGATCTCCGGCGAGATGATCGAGATGCTGAAGGCCTCGTTGGACGCGGTGGCACCGGGCATCAAATTCGTCTCAGTCGAATCCGTTGGCCCCAAGGTCTCGGGCGAGCTGATCCAGACCGCGGTGATTGCCGTTGTGCTCGCCATCGCGGCGGTGCTGGTCTACATCTGGCTGCGGTTCGAATGGCAGTTCGCCCTCGGCGCGGTGGCGGCGCTGGTGCATGACGTGGTGCTGACCATTGGCGTGTTCTCGGAACTGCAGATCAAGTTCGACCTGGCGATCATTGCGGCCCTGCTGACCATCGTCGGCTACTCGCTGAACGACACGGTGGTGGTCTTTGACCGGGTGCGCGAGAACCTGCGCCGCTACAAGCAGAAGGATCTGGCGGAAGTCCTGAACATCTCAATCAACGAGACGCTGAGCCGGACCGTGATGACCTCTGTTACTACGCTGCTGGCGCTGATCTCGCTTTATGTGCTGGGCGGCGACGTAATCCGCGGGTTCGTGTTTGCGATGATTTGGGGTGTTCTGGTCGGGACCTATTCGTCCGTGTTCGTGGCCTCCACCATCCTGCTGAAACTGGGGGTGAAGCGCGACTGGTCGAAGCCGTCGAACACCTCCGGCAACCAGTTTGCCAACATTGATGCTTGA
- the secD gene encoding protein translocase subunit SecD encodes MLQIDLWKRVLIWLVCAAGLMLALPNGFYTRVEQANDAAADIIAKGETPERLETVGQWPSFLPSGLVNLGLDLRGGAHLLAEVQVEDVYEARMDALWPEVRDALRPERSTVGTFRRQPEPADEIRLKLSKPDGMARALEVVRGLANPITTLTGVGANDIEVSAQGDILVVRLSEAEKVASDDRTVRQALEIVRRRIDEVGTREPTIQRQGADRILIQVPGIGSASELKAIIGTTAQLTFNPVVGRGSDPDAAPGIGNKVIPSLDEEGAYYTIEAAAVVTGEDLVDAQPSFDQNGRPAVTFRFNTSGARRFGDYTAENIGSPFAIVLDDEVVSAPVIQSHIPGGSGIITGNFTIEESTNLAVLLRAGALPAGLEFLEERTIGPELGQDSIDAGKVATAVAFIAVLVFMGLSYGLFGLFANVALILNIALIFGMLSLIGGTLTLPGIAGIVLTVGMAVDANVLIFERIREELKSGRGPAKAIDEGYSKALSAILDANITTFITAVILFAMGSGPVRGFAITLGLGIMTSVFTAIFVTRLMIVMWFERRRPKTIEV; translated from the coding sequence ATGCTGCAAATTGATCTCTGGAAGAGGGTGCTGATCTGGCTGGTATGCGCAGCTGGATTGATGCTTGCCCTGCCAAACGGGTTCTACACCCGCGTCGAACAGGCAAACGACGCGGCAGCCGACATTATCGCCAAGGGCGAGACGCCGGAGCGGCTGGAAACGGTCGGCCAGTGGCCGTCTTTCCTGCCGTCAGGGCTGGTGAACCTTGGCCTCGACCTGCGGGGCGGCGCGCATCTGCTAGCCGAGGTGCAGGTGGAAGACGTCTATGAAGCGCGGATGGATGCGCTGTGGCCGGAAGTGCGGGATGCGCTGCGGCCGGAGCGCAGCACCGTCGGCACTTTCCGCCGCCAGCCGGAGCCTGCGGATGAGATTCGCCTGAAGCTCTCCAAACCCGATGGCATGGCCCGTGCGCTGGAAGTGGTGCGCGGCCTGGCCAACCCGATCACGACGCTGACAGGTGTCGGCGCCAACGACATCGAGGTTTCGGCCCAGGGCGACATCCTGGTGGTGCGCCTGAGCGAGGCGGAGAAGGTCGCCTCTGACGACCGCACCGTGCGCCAGGCACTGGAGATCGTGCGCCGCCGCATCGACGAGGTCGGCACCCGCGAGCCGACCATTCAGCGCCAGGGCGCTGACCGGATCCTTATTCAGGTGCCGGGCATCGGGTCCGCGTCTGAACTCAAGGCGATCATCGGCACCACCGCGCAGCTGACCTTCAACCCGGTTGTGGGCCGCGGCAGCGATCCGGACGCCGCCCCCGGCATCGGCAACAAGGTGATCCCGTCGCTGGATGAGGAAGGCGCCTATTACACCATCGAGGCCGCTGCGGTTGTGACCGGCGAAGACCTGGTCGATGCGCAGCCGTCCTTCGACCAGAACGGCCGGCCAGCGGTGACCTTCCGCTTCAACACCTCCGGCGCGCGCCGGTTTGGCGACTACACGGCGGAAAACATCGGCTCGCCCTTTGCGATCGTGCTGGATGACGAGGTGGTCTCTGCCCCGGTGATCCAGTCGCATATCCCGGGCGGCTCCGGTATCATCACCGGCAACTTCACCATCGAGGAAAGCACCAACCTTGCGGTTCTGCTGCGCGCAGGCGCGCTGCCTGCCGGGCTGGAGTTCCTGGAAGAGCGCACCATCGGCCCGGAACTGGGCCAGGACAGCATCGACGCGGGCAAGGTGGCAACGGCCGTGGCCTTTATCGCGGTGCTGGTGTTCATGGGGCTCAGCTACGGCCTGTTCGGCCTGTTCGCCAATGTGGCGCTGATCCTGAATATCGCGCTGATCTTTGGCATGCTCAGCCTGATCGGCGGCACCCTGACGCTGCCGGGCATCGCCGGTATCGTTCTGACCGTCGGCATGGCGGTTGACGCCAACGTGCTGATCTTCGAGCGCATACGCGAAGAGCTGAAATCGGGCCGCGGCCCGGCCAAGGCCATCGACGAAGGTTACTCCAAGGCGCTGAGCGCCATTCTCGACGCCAACATCACCACCTTCATCACTGCGGTGATCCTGTTCGCCATGGGCTCCGGCCCGGTGCGCGGCTTTGCGATCACCCTGGGGCTGGGCATCATGACCTCGGTATTCACCGCGATCTTTGTCACCCGCCTGATGATTGTCATGTGGTTTGAACGGCGCCGTCCGAAAACGATTGAGGTGTGA
- the yajC gene encoding preprotein translocase subunit YajC produces the protein MDGGAVAQFLPLILIFAIMYFLLIRPQQKKMKQHQAMVDGLRRGDQVVTQGGVIGKVAKVKEDGEIEVEIADGVKVRVVKATIAQVLNKTEPAA, from the coding sequence ATGGACGGTGGCGCAGTCGCCCAATTTCTCCCGCTTATTCTGATCTTCGCGATCATGTACTTCCTACTGATCCGCCCGCAGCAGAAGAAGATGAAACAGCATCAGGCGATGGTGGACGGCCTGCGCCGCGGTGACCAGGTGGTGACCCAGGGCGGCGTCATTGGCAAGGTGGCAAAGGTCAAGGAAGACGGCGAGATCGAGGTGGAGATCGCTGACGGCGTCAAGGTGCGCGTGGTCAAGGCGACCATTGCCCAGGTTCTGAACAAGACCGAGCCGGCAGCTTAA
- the serS gene encoding serine--tRNA ligase: MHDIRAIRENPAAFDAAVARRGDAGVSSEILALDEARRAKILAAETAQAEQNKASKEVGAAKGRGDEAEFERLRALVAEKKAEVAAMNTEAKALDQQLNDMLATIPNLAFEDVPLGEDEDDNVEIRRWGEPKALEFEAKEHFEIEGVKPGMDFETAAKLSGSRFVVLSGAVARIHRALAQFMINTHVDENGLTETWTPVLVREEMMYGTGQLPKFGEDSYKTTNGWWLVPTAEVTLTNIVNGLVVEEGYLPRRYVAHTQCFRSEAGSAGKDTAGMLRQHQFEKVEMVSVTHPDKSVEEHERMTRCAEDILERLGLPYRTIVLCTGDMGFGARKTHDIEVWVPGQNTYREISSVSVCGDFQARRMNARFKPADGGKPQFVHTLNGSGLAVGRCLIAVLENGQQADGSVKLPEVLAPYLGSKLTLSAEGQLV, from the coding sequence ATGCATGACATCCGCGCTATCCGCGAAAACCCTGCCGCATTCGACGCCGCTGTGGCGCGGCGCGGGGATGCGGGCGTGTCATCCGAGATCCTGGCGCTGGACGAAGCGCGCCGTGCCAAGATCCTGGCGGCAGAGACCGCGCAAGCCGAGCAGAACAAGGCCTCCAAGGAGGTTGGCGCAGCCAAGGGCCGCGGCGACGAGGCCGAGTTCGAGCGCCTGCGCGCGCTGGTCGCCGAGAAGAAGGCCGAAGTCGCTGCCATGAACACCGAGGCCAAGGCGCTGGACCAGCAGCTCAATGACATGCTGGCCACCATTCCGAACCTGGCGTTCGAGGATGTGCCGCTGGGCGAGGATGAGGACGACAATGTCGAAATCCGCCGTTGGGGTGAGCCCAAGGCGCTCGAGTTCGAGGCCAAGGAGCATTTCGAGATCGAAGGTGTGAAGCCGGGCATGGATTTCGAGACCGCGGCCAAGCTCTCGGGCAGCCGCTTTGTGGTGTTGTCCGGTGCGGTGGCCCGTATCCACCGGGCGCTGGCGCAGTTCATGATCAACACCCATGTAGACGAAAACGGCCTGACCGAGACCTGGACCCCGGTGTTGGTGCGCGAAGAGATGATGTACGGCACCGGTCAGCTGCCCAAGTTCGGCGAGGACAGCTACAAGACCACCAACGGCTGGTGGCTGGTTCCGACGGCGGAGGTCACGCTGACCAACATCGTCAACGGCCTGGTGGTCGAGGAAGGCTACCTGCCGCGCCGCTATGTGGCCCACACCCAGTGCTTCCGGTCTGAGGCCGGTTCGGCCGGCAAGGACACCGCCGGCATGCTGCGCCAGCACCAGTTCGAGAAGGTCGAAATGGTCTCCGTCACACATCCGGACAAGAGCGTCGAGGAGCACGAGCGCATGACACGCTGCGCCGAGGACATCCTGGAGCGGCTGGGACTGCCCTACCGCACCATCGTTCTGTGCACCGGCGACATGGGCTTTGGCGCCCGCAAAACCCACGACATCGAGGTCTGGGTGCCCGGCCAGAACACCTACCGCGAGATCTCCTCGGTCTCGGTCTGCGGCGATTTTCAGGCACGCCGGATGAACGCCCGCTTCAAGCCCGCGGATGGCGGCAAGCCGCAGTTCGTGCACACGCTGAACGGCTCTGGCCTGGCGGTGGGCCGCTGCCTGATCGCCGTGCTGGAAAACGGCCAGCAGGCGGATGGCTCGGTCAAGCTGCCGGAGGTGCTGGCCCCCTACCTGGGCAGCAAACTGACCTTGAGTGCCGAGGGGCAGCTGGTCTGA
- a CDS encoding helix-hairpin-helix domain-containing protein translates to MTPIHKLRGVGPALAKVLQEHGVKTAEELAGMDEAKLRGIPGIGANRAAALRVLAREAADAKGAGDPGQAKAKPVNGNPARGKRDGQAAAPQAQPTQEEMDRKLAEAEAARKAAEEKAAKAKAKAAKAKRKAANLAEEFAAAKIKAKQKAKKMKAKAKKAIEKEKAKAQAILEGTASDKKKKKAKKSR, encoded by the coding sequence ATGACACCAATACACAAGCTGCGCGGGGTCGGACCGGCGCTGGCAAAGGTGCTGCAGGAACATGGCGTGAAAACCGCTGAAGAACTGGCAGGGATGGATGAAGCAAAGCTGCGCGGCATTCCAGGGATCGGAGCAAACCGAGCTGCGGCGCTGAGGGTGCTGGCCCGGGAGGCTGCAGACGCCAAGGGGGCGGGTGATCCGGGCCAGGCTAAAGCCAAGCCGGTGAACGGCAATCCGGCCCGCGGCAAGCGGGACGGGCAGGCGGCAGCCCCTCAGGCACAGCCGACGCAGGAAGAGATGGACAGGAAGCTGGCCGAAGCCGAGGCGGCCCGCAAGGCAGCGGAGGAGAAGGCGGCAAAGGCCAAGGCCAAGGCCGCCAAGGCCAAGCGCAAGGCTGCCAATCTGGCGGAAGAATTCGCGGCGGCAAAAATCAAGGCCAAGCAGAAAGCCAAAAAAATGAAGGCAAAGGCCAAGAAAGCCATCGAAAAGGAGAAGGCTAAGGCGCAGGCTATCCTGGAGGGGACGGCTAGCGACAAGAAAAAGAAGAAGGCGAAGAAATCGCGTTAA
- a CDS encoding fatty acid desaturase, protein MDLRAHTRKFTEKDNRLASLSYFGTFAVYFLSLYLAIAHADRWYVMLPAGVVFAFAAVRLYVLQHDTGHHSLFETRLQNEIAGHVLSPFTFAPFEVMKQNHNLHHSNIGNLEHRETGEIHTMTVREWKAAGFWERLGYRLYRNPFVLVPLGSAFTYFIRYRWPKNTVRFGAWGVILHNLVIVAMLALLYWAAGMTGIWIWLAFSFLGGMIGVFLVYLQHNFEDTYWDRRPDLNPQVAALQGSSCLDFGWFFDMAVANITLHDIHHYNARIPSYRLRQCHYSLPPELGLRRIKFPEAVRALTLKLWDEEKKCLVPFPG, encoded by the coding sequence ATGGACCTGAGGGCGCATACGAGAAAGTTCACCGAAAAGGACAACCGGCTGGCTTCGCTCAGCTATTTCGGGACATTCGCGGTCTATTTCCTGTCGCTTTACCTGGCCATCGCCCATGCGGACCGCTGGTACGTGATGCTGCCTGCCGGGGTGGTCTTTGCATTTGCGGCGGTGCGCCTCTACGTGCTGCAGCACGACACCGGCCATCATTCGCTGTTCGAAACCCGCCTGCAGAATGAGATCGCGGGCCATGTTCTGTCCCCCTTCACCTTTGCCCCGTTTGAGGTGATGAAGCAGAATCACAACCTGCATCATTCCAACATCGGCAACCTGGAGCACCGTGAAACCGGCGAGATTCACACGATGACGGTGCGGGAGTGGAAGGCGGCCGGCTTCTGGGAGCGGCTGGGCTACCGGCTGTACCGCAACCCGTTTGTGCTGGTGCCGCTGGGGTCGGCCTTTACCTATTTCATCCGCTACCGCTGGCCCAAGAACACGGTCCGCTTCGGCGCCTGGGGCGTGATCCTGCACAATCTGGTGATCGTGGCGATGCTTGCGCTGCTCTATTGGGCGGCGGGCATGACCGGCATCTGGATCTGGCTGGCGTTTTCCTTCCTTGGCGGCATGATCGGGGTGTTCCTGGTCTACCTGCAGCATAATTTCGAGGATACCTACTGGGACCGCCGACCGGACCTGAACCCGCAGGTGGCGGCGCTGCAAGGATCTTCCTGCCTGGATTTCGGATGGTTCTTCGACATGGCAGTGGCAAATATCACCCTGCACGACATCCACCATTACAACGCGCGTATTCCGTCCTACCGGCTGCGGCAGTGCCACTACAGCCTGCCGCCGGAACTGGGGCTGCGCCGGATCAAATTCCCGGAGGCCGTCCGGGCTTTGACGCTAAAGCTCTGGGATGAAGAGAAAAAATGCCTTGTTCCCTTCCCCGGCTAA